The genomic stretch CTGGTATCAACGGGTGCTACCCAACTTAAGGTTACTGAGCCCGAATTGTCGGATACCAGGCAACGTAAAGAAGGAGCATCAGGTTGCGAGAAATTTTGAAAGGTGGCACCATCGATGTTAGACACCGAAGCACATCCAAGCGAGTCAAGAATTTCTATACGGTAGTTTACGCTGTCTTCGCAAATAGTAATGTTAACCGTATCTGTATATGATGTGGCAGTTGTGCTGTCAATCATATTCCATGTGCCTAACGGATATTCCATCCAGATATGATAATACTGAGATGATGAAGATAATAATGGAGTGCGAATGGCATTCCAGGTTAGGTTGGCAAGACCGCCACCGCCATTTACTGCATTTAATCGGATGGCAGATACGGTATCGCCCGGTTGCGAAAGTTTTAGTCCGTTGCAATCAATACGCGATTGAAGGTAGTAGAAGTTAGACATATTTTGTCCATTTGCACCAACGTGTGTATAGTTGCCTTGTGCAAGTGTTTGTATACTGTCTAAAAGCGCGTAGGGCCCGGCTATATTGTTTGCATGGTAAATCATATAATCAGAAAACACATCGTAGGTATCGGTGGGGGTGGGCCATGTCAGTTTGTATGTCGCCATTGGCTTGCACATTTACACAGTGTATTTTCGGGGCCTTCATTACCGGAGGCGCTAATATGGTGATGGCAATGGTTGTAAAAGTAATTCCATTTGCTGGACAGAAATTATCTTTAACTTTTATAACAAAATTATAGGTATTGGAAAGATTGACACATCCATTAGTAAACCCAAGGTGATCGCAATTGGTTTCCCAATGAAACTGGGTTCCAGTTCCTGCTACCGCTTGTGCCGGTGGAGGTGGATTTAAGGTGGCGCAAGGGGGTATAATGCAACCTGCCAAAGGGTTTGTAAAACCGGCACCAAATTCATTGCCCGAGGCTTCCAATGTTAATGTTTGTAAATTGCCGGGTAAGTTTGGTACAATATCAAAATCGGTAGCACTCATGAAAAAATCAACAATTTCCCCGGCATATAGCGTGTCTCTTGTTTCTGTAAACAACCCTGTGTTCGGATTAATAAATGGCTTGGTAACATCCGGTGGGTTGTTAGGAACACCGGTTCCCAATATTGGCTGGCAATTTAAAAGCGCTATCTGAATTTCACGATAAATCTCTGCTACCAGAACACCACACTTGTAAGCAGAGCATTTTGTTACAGTAACAAAGTTGCCTGGTGTAAAACTTAAGAAGGATATTATACCAAGATTGCTGTCAATGGCTGCTGGAATATTATTGGCATTTTGGGTTGTGCCCGGCAAGGGACTGGTAAAACTATAATTTGGAGAATAACCAAGAGGAGTTGGATTGGTGGCACTCCATGCCCCGCTACTCCATGAATCTAAAGGCTTGCCAAAAGAATAAACCAACGAGTCTAGTTCATCATCAATCGCATTATGATTGTATTGAAATGGGTATCCATTACAAATTATGGTATTAGGTATTTCAGCAAATTCAGGCGAAGAATCAAAGCATGGATTTGTATTTTGACCATTGTAAGGATACATAATGGCACGTAGTGTAAAACCTTGTGAGCCAGGATTAGACAGGTTTGTTATTGCAGCGTTGCGGCAACAGTTGCTATAACTGAAAATCCACCCGTTGGCGGGAGGTACACCATTCAAGGTGATGGGGTTTGATTCAAAATACCATTCTTCTACTGCGCCTCCCACCTGACCTGGATTGGCACACGTTGGGCAGGGGTGAATGCTCGAATTATTAAATCCTTGCGAAGAGATGTCTGTTTGTGTTACCACATTCATCGGAATACTTGTGACACCCGGACAGTTGTGTACATCCAATGATACCGGAGGACCAAATGGCACCCCGTTGCAATCTCTGTATACTTTAAGGTAAAATCTGAATTGTCCATTTGCCAGGCATTTCCAAGTGATTTCACCTCCCATAAGGTGAGAAGCTTGTGCTAAATGGGATAACTGAAACACTAAAACAAATACAGCTAGTTTTAAAAAGTTCTTACTCATGTTATTAGTTAGGTATTTGGATGCCAAATATAGTAAATTGTTCTTCATACAAAACAAAGAATATATAGGATATCAACGTATTATGACAGTTTTATTAACAAATATGATGCATTAAGTTTGAAAGACAAAGAAAATTTTGATGCAGTAAATCGATACTTTTATGCCGTTCAATCCTTTATGACTAATCAGTTAAATCAGTATAACAATTCATTCAGTATCGACTGCGTGATCTTTGGCTTTGACGATGGCGACCTCAAAGTGTTGCTAATTGAGCGTGCCGAAGAAGTTTATATTGGTCAATTGGCGTTGCCTGGAAACCTTGTTAGGGTTGATGAAAACATTGATGATGCTGCCGCCAGGATCTTGTATGAACTAACCGGTTTAAAAAATACGCATCTTGAACAACTTTACACTTTTGGTGATGTTGGTCGGCATCCTTTAGGCAGGGTTATAACAATTGCCTATTTTTCTTTGATTAATGTAAAACACCAACTACTGCGACCAATGTCAACATTTGCTGCAAGGGCAATTTGGGTTTCGGTTAAAGAGGTTCCAAATATGCCATTCGATCATAACCATATATTTTCGAAGGCGATCGAACGG from Bacteroidota bacterium encodes the following:
- a CDS encoding NUDIX hydrolase; the protein is MTNQLNQYNNSFSIDCVIFGFDDGDLKVLLIERAEEVYIGQLALPGNLVRVDENIDDAAARILYELTGLKNTHLEQLYTFGDVGRHPLGRVITIAYFSLINVKHQLLRPMSTFAARAIWVSVKEVPNMPFDHNHIFSKAIERLRNKIRYQPIGFELLPRKFSLSQLQNLYESILQIPLDKRNFRKKILSFELLHELPEKQTNVSHRAATLFEFDKVRYEHLCSLGFNFEL